One segment of Coffea arabica cultivar ET-39 chromosome 7c, Coffea Arabica ET-39 HiFi, whole genome shotgun sequence DNA contains the following:
- the LOC113698519 gene encoding zinc finger CCCH domain-containing protein 15-like, with protein MTDEVVTPDRCHSDSSLILEYQQLYNRYAFCLANLRESIKEVQALGQDNESLRLANADLVHRLSLLSRATIHNCLLSDFNRLRISGNDTPSPRLYSREASPAPGPDVIQQNRFQRRHLAERVSLPKSISIRSAGYLKFKPKSAGKYEAPTTQASSPNRVNSPPLPDSEKARQRVYVAGGGREEEASQFEVYNQGMSKTELCNKWQETGSCPFAGNCRFAHGIMELRPVIRHPRYKTEVCRMVLAGDICPYGHRCHFRHSLS; from the exons ATGACAGACGAAGTAGTCACCCCCGATCGCTGCCATTCTGACTCCAGCCTCATCCTCGAGTACCAGCAGCTCTACAACCGCTATGCATTTTGCCTCGCCAACCTCCGCGAATCCATCAAAGAAGTGCAGGCTCTCGGTCAAGACAACGAATCTCTCCGCCTCGCAAATGCCGACTTAGTTCACCGCCTCAGTCTCCTCTCCCGAGCCACCATCCACAACTGCCTCCTCTCCGACTTCAACCGCCTCAGAATCAGTGGAAACGATACTCCCTCGCCGCGCTTATACTCTCGCGAGGCCTCACCCGCTCCGGGTCCCGATGTCATCCAACAAAACCGCTTCCAACGACGGCACCTCGCCGAACGAGTCTCCCTCCCTAAGAGCATTTCCATTCGCTCCGCCGGCTATCTCAAGTTTAAACCCAAATCTGCTGGAAAATATGAAGCTCCGACGACTCAGGCCTCGAGTCCAAACCGAGTTAACTCTCCGCCCTTACCAGATTCG GAGAAGGCTAGGCAAAGGGTGTACGTAGCAGGGGgagggagagaggaagaggCGTCGCAGTTCGAGGTGTACAACCAAGGGATGTCCAAGACGGAGCTGTGTAACAAGTGGCAGGAGACCGGAAGTTGCCCTTTTGCTGGAAACTGTCGATTCGCACATGGGATCATGGAGCTGCGTCCGGTGATAAGGCACCCTCGTTACAAGACTGAGGTTTGCCGGATGGTTCTTGCTGGGGATATCTGCCCCTATGGTCACCGATGCCATTTTCGTCACTCCCTTTCCTGA